One window from the genome of Selenomonadales bacterium encodes:
- a CDS encoding U32 family peptidase → MLLNRQSVEILAPAGSWEVLETVIEAGADAVYLGGKRFNMRMHRADTNFDDKQLEEAIKYAHAHGVKLYVTVNNLISSREIDAMRDYLMLLERIQPDALIVQDLAIMELAKEIGFTVPLHTSIMRNTHNSESVRKYQEYGITRIVASRDLTLDQIRLMREQTGIEIEFFIHGDMCVSQSGQCVHSGVVFGQSSNRGRCLKPCRWPYQLIDEETGEVIPDSDQTGPYKLALKDMCMYRHLPELIQAGVHSFKIEGRMRTADFVKRIVSIYRRAVDRYLADPTSYTIDENDWKELYENRSRDFSTCYALSNTLGAKLIGYDGSREPRFFSQAVKEATLDVKAKLGKDESPAFKARPQLSVRVASLSAVEVACKNGADIIYIGGDAFRPNKPWSLADIREAMRIAEPYNVKVVVMTQRITPNPILGELEQHFTALKEIAPHGIMVSNTGAMKMAKEITGLPLYADFSFNTFNHYSTKWQSDNGIVQSTMSVEASHEQIVDLLQTSQSPIELIVHGPIEAMVSEHSIPSAVLGLDNEDQTPIYQHQYALLDTAGQKHSIRFDQHGKSHILLANDYCLFPYLPKLTGAATYRIEGHIYDDEHLAFLLQTYRAELDSLYAAPQEEANAERLASLKENAPRPLGIGALRFRVSR, encoded by the coding sequence ATGCTTTTGAATAGACAATCCGTAGAAATCTTAGCTCCCGCAGGCAGCTGGGAAGTCCTCGAAACAGTCATCGAGGCAGGCGCAGATGCCGTCTATCTCGGCGGTAAACGCTTCAATATGCGTATGCACCGTGCTGATACGAACTTTGATGACAAACAGCTTGAAGAAGCGATCAAATACGCTCACGCACACGGTGTCAAACTGTACGTAACAGTCAACAACCTTATCAGCAGTCGTGAGATCGACGCAATGCGCGACTATCTCATGCTCCTCGAACGCATCCAGCCTGACGCACTCATCGTACAAGACCTCGCTATCATGGAGCTCGCCAAAGAGATCGGTTTCACCGTTCCGCTCCATACTTCCATCATGCGCAACACGCACAACAGCGAATCGGTACGCAAATACCAAGAATACGGTATCACGCGTATCGTTGCCAGCCGTGACCTTACGCTCGATCAGATCCGCCTCATGCGTGAACAGACAGGCATCGAGATCGAATTCTTCATCCACGGTGATATGTGCGTATCGCAGAGCGGTCAGTGCGTTCATTCGGGCGTCGTATTCGGTCAGAGTTCTAACCGCGGTCGCTGTCTTAAACCGTGCCGCTGGCCGTACCAGCTTATCGACGAAGAAACGGGCGAAGTGATCCCCGATTCCGACCAGACGGGCCCGTACAAGCTCGCGCTCAAAGATATGTGTATGTATCGCCACTTGCCCGAACTCATTCAGGCAGGCGTTCACTCGTTCAAGATCGAAGGTCGTATGCGTACGGCAGACTTCGTAAAACGCATTGTATCCATCTATCGTCGTGCCGTTGACCGCTACTTGGCAGACCCGACATCCTACACGATCGACGAAAACGATTGGAAAGAACTCTACGAAAACCGTTCGCGTGACTTCTCCACGTGCTATGCACTCTCCAATACACTCGGCGCAAAACTCATCGGTTACGACGGAAGCCGCGAACCGCGTTTCTTCAGTCAGGCTGTTAAAGAAGCAACGCTCGATGTCAAAGCCAAACTCGGCAAAGACGAATCTCCTGCATTCAAAGCCCGCCCGCAGCTCTCTGTTCGCGTGGCATCGCTCAGCGCAGTAGAAGTCGCGTGTAAAAACGGCGCAGATATCATCTACATCGGCGGTGACGCATTCCGCCCGAACAAACCGTGGTCGCTCGCAGATATCCGCGAAGCAATGCGTATCGCTGAGCCGTACAATGTAAAAGTCGTCGTTATGACACAACGCATCACGCCGAACCCGATCCTCGGCGAGCTCGAACAGCACTTCACCGCACTCAAAGAGATCGCACCGCACGGCATCATGGTCAGCAACACGGGTGCAATGAAAATGGCAAAAGAAATCACGGGACTTCCGCTCTATGCAGACTTCTCGTTCAATACGTTCAACCATTACAGCACAAAATGGCAGTCCGACAACGGCATCGTACAATCGACGATGTCCGTAGAAGCATCGCACGAGCAGATCGTCGACCTTCTTCAGACGAGCCAATCGCCGATCGAGCTTATCGTTCACGGTCCGATCGAAGCAATGGTATCGGAACACTCCATCCCGTCGGCAGTCCTCGGTCTCGACAATGAAGATCAGACACCGATCTATCAGCATCAATACGCACTTCTCGATACGGCAGGTCAAAAACACAGCATCCGCTTTGACCAGCACGGTAAGAGCCACATCCTGCTCGCGAACGACTACTGCCTCTTCCCGTACCTGCCGAAATTAACAGGCGCGGCAACGTACCGTATCGAA